The Bacteroidota bacterium genome segment TCTGTAATCTTACCATCATCATTAATTGTCAATCGGCTGGAGCCGTACATTATTGAATTGGGGTATTTTTTGAATCCTATAGTCATTTCCCATTCGATGAATACCACACCTTTTTGCATAACGGCTTTCACAATTTTCATCTTAAGATCTTTTGATCGGGTTGCCAGACGTTCAGTCATGGCTTTGAAATCATTCATTCCATGCAGTTCTTGTATTGAATCTCTGAAATAAATATTTTCATCATAGAAAGGAAGTATGTGCGACCAGTCAGGTTTACCTTCAGTATTATAGGTTTGAGACCATAATTCTCTTATAGTCTCAATGCATGTAATTTTTTTGTCTATAATATCTTGTTCTACTGATCCCATTTTATCATTTATTTATTAAGACACCTACTTCTTCAAATATTGAGGATTACAAACCATTGTCGTGTCTTTATTTAACTCGAATATCATTTTATGCTGTGATGGACCAAAGTTTACTTTTGCGTTATTTGAGAATCCAAAACCTTCTTTGGGAATTCCAATCCAATTGATGTCTATTTCCTTATTGTCGTTCTCATCATGAAAATATTTGAAAACATATTTAGCAGGGCTTAAACCTTCTATTGAAATAATGCAGCGATTGTTTACAATTTCTTGTGAAATTCCTTTTATTGTGTTCTTGTTTTCATCTTGCAATTCAAGTAAGACTTTTCCTTTGCTGTTTTTTAGATTATTAATTTCAATATTTAAAGTAATATTTTCTTGAAATGAAATGGATATGATTGATAGAATAATAAGTAATAGTCTTGTTAGCATAATTAAACAATCCTTTAAATGGATATTAATATTTATTAAAGATATTAAATATTTTTTTAAAAAATAAAATTCTTAATATAGTTCTATTAGTTTCAGTATATGGGTTGTTTATTGAGGAAACTCTTGTGGTATATTAGTTATCGTTTTGTCACAAAGGCCTAACAATCTCAAATAGCTTAGATAAAATATTGATAGCAGTTGAATTACTAATCCATTAAATAGTTGACTACATCATTTAATAATATAGTACGTTCAATTATCGGAAAAATCATCCAATCATGCTGCATAGCTTCATATTCTTTGTACAACAATGCAGTATTAGATTCTTCAATCTTAATTTTCAGCCTTCGACAATCAGGAAGAAGTATTTCGTGCGTACCTACAAATATTCCAATATTGTTTAGATTCCCCATATCTCCATATAGTGGAGAAACTATTGGATCCTTTAAATCTAAATCACCTGCAAAATTATACGAACAGATTATCAACGACTTTGGGTCAAGTAGTAAATCCTTCTTTTCTAATTCCAATATTTTGGGATTACTCAATGATATGTCTACCCAGGGAGAAAGAAGAACAATCTTTACAGGCATTTTTATAAAACTTTTATTGCGAAGCGTTTGTGCGAAAGACAAACAAAATCCACCACCTGCAGAGTCTCCAACAAAATAGAAATTGTCATTTGGATAAAATTCATTTAATTTGATATATGCCTGAAATACCATTTCATGTGACTCTTTGTAATTATATTCCGGGGTAAGCGGATAATCAATAAAACTCAACTTAAACGAGGATTTTTGAACTAAGTGTTCCATAAATCTCCAATGACCTGATTGTGCTTCAACGGTATACGCTCCTCCATGGAGGAAGACAATATGTCCACTAACAGACTCGTCCTTGGGCTTAAAAGTTACTACATCTCGATTTTTTACTAGGAAATGATCAGTTAAAAATTTCCTTCTTAACCTTTTTGGATATTTAAATCCATTTGACCTTGCCGGTTTCAGTAGTACTCCCGTAACCATCTTTTTTGCGTTAAATAGCTTTAGTATGAAATGAAGTAATTCAGCAGGTACATTCATGTATAAGGTTTTATTTACTGCCAATCTATTCGGGAAATCAATTCATATAATCTGTGAGTCATTATAGGAATTGATCCATTATTCTCAAAAGGTAAAAATATTATTTCATATGCTTGTTATCTCCAACTAACTCCCAATGGCATAAAGACATTGGAATACATCCCATGCTATTCAGACGATCAAAAAAATCACGTAATTGAAATTCTTTACCTTCTGATTCAAGTTTCTTAGCATAATCTTTCATAGCATCTTCTAGCAAATATTTACCACTTATGTAGCTGGTGCCATAGCCCGGTTGGCGCATATAAAGATGTTGTTCAAACACCTGGAATTCCTTAACTGTTTTCATCCAGCCACGGGGCGTATAATCTGAGTGGATACTGCCGGCTTTAGCCATAGTCATTTCATTAGCCTGAGCATACAGAGAACCTAAGGCCCGTGCTGCCCTTTGAGCAATAAGAATGTATACTATCTCACGCGTACGCGGGGAATCATTATAAAATCCGGCTTGCATGAACATCTCCTCTACCCCGGTTGCAATACCTTCGTTTCTGGAATCAAAAATATTATAGAGTAAAGCCCCTCTGCGTATGATATTTGAGTGAGGATTTCTGTCCATGCGTGCCAACTCCAGCCAATGGTAAAAGTGTGAATACAATGGGCGGGGGTCATGGTGTGCTGTGATCCAGAAAAAATGTCTCTTTTCTTTAGGATAGAATTGCCCCATATGCGCCCTGAAAACCGGTTCAAAATAGTCTTCGATGGTAAGG includes the following:
- a CDS encoding DUF2141 domain-containing protein gives rise to the protein MLTRLLLIILSIISISFQENITLNIEINNLKNSKGKVLLELQDENKNTIKGISQEIVNNRCIISIEGLSPAKYVFKYFHDENDNKEIDINWIGIPKEGFGFSNNAKVNFGPSQHKMIFELNKDTTMVCNPQYLKK
- a CDS encoding nuclear transport factor 2 family protein; translation: MGSVEQDIIDKKITCIETIRELWSQTYNTEGKPDWSHILPFYDENIYFRDSIQELHGMNDFKAMTERLATRSKDLKMKIVKAVMQKGVVFIEWEMTIGFKKYPNSIMYGSSRLTINDDGKITEQRDYYDLWGDIFDNIPRFGKAYRRFMRKKFG
- a CDS encoding alpha/beta hydrolase codes for the protein MNVPAELLHFILKLFNAKKMVTGVLLKPARSNGFKYPKRLRRKFLTDHFLVKNRDVVTFKPKDESVSGHIVFLHGGAYTVEAQSGHWRFMEHLVQKSSFKLSFIDYPLTPEYNYKESHEMVFQAYIKLNEFYPNDNFYFVGDSAGGGFCLSFAQTLRNKSFIKMPVKIVLLSPWVDISLSNPKILELEKKDLLLDPKSLIICSYNFAGDLDLKDPIVSPLYGDMGNLNNIGIFVGTHEILLPDCRRLKIKIEESNTALLYKEYEAMQHDWMIFPIIERTILLNDVVNYLMD